The sequence below is a genomic window from Bradyrhizobium septentrionale.
TGCGAGTTCCGTCACGCTGTCGAACTCCCCGTAAACAACGACGTCGATGTCGTTGCCGAACTGATCAGTCTTTACATTGCGAGCGACCTCAAGCCGGCGCGCATGCGGAATAGCGGTCAGGATCGAGAGACCATCCATCATTTGCTCGATGTCGGCCTTGTCTTTGGCGGTAAACAGGACAATGTGACGGATCATGGCTCGCCTTGGAGATATGATGCTGGTCGACGAGACAATTGACCTCTTCGGCGTCCGCATCTCAGTGTTGCGCCCGTCAAGCGGCCGCCTCCCGCGCGACGGTCGCGGTACCCTCCGTGCGACTTCGATCCTTCATAAGCAAAAGCGTTGCGGCCCCCAGGGCCGGGATGATCGCCAACTGGATCATGGCCGCATTGCCCCAGCCAAGGGAGTTGACGAGGGTTCCAAACACGTATCCAGAGAACGAGGCGGGTAGATACACGGCGGTGACATAAATGCCGGAAGCCTTAGCGATATGCATCGCAGGCACGCTTCGCTGCATTAGTGAAGACGTATTGGCGATGAACGTGCCGCCGAAAAGTCCAACCAGAAAGCTCAGAATGGCATGATGCAGTCCGGTCGCGTCGCCGCTGTTGAAGGCAAGGTACCCCAGAACCGAGCCGCCAAGCAGGGCGATCAGAACGATCCATTTTTGGCGCATTCTGTCGCCAAAATAGCTGATCGGCACGGCCGCGATCACACCCAAACCGAACATGCTCATGATGAATCCTATTGAGCTCGGAGGGAGGTGAAGCATTCTTCCGAGGAATGTCGGGTACATACTCAAGAAGGCATACTGAGAGAATCCAAAGGTGACGGCCGCGATAACCACCACAACAAGATTCCGGTTCCATACCCCT
It includes:
- a CDS encoding Dabb family protein; amino-acid sequence: MIRHIVLFTAKDKADIEQMMDGLSILTAIPHARRLEVARNVKTDQFGNDIDVVVYGEFDSVTELAAYKAHPLYQESIKRVRQLRELRFAADYNTSAPCDSTLTTT